CCCCGCCGTGCCAAGTATTTAATCCAATATGATGGTGGTACTTTCCGTTTGCCATAAATAATGCTTGCGGATAATTAGCGACAACTTCAAATCCAAGTGCATTATAAAATGCTTCTGCTTCTGATAAACTGGCAACGTGTAAGTGGATATGTCCCATTAGCGTTCCCGCGGGAAGTCCATTCCATACGCGACCTTCACTTTCAGCCACAACGCTTTCTGCATCGAGCTGGTCTGTGCTCATCGCTACCTTCCCATTGTCCCAACTCCAAACTTCCGGTTTACGATCTGTATATATCTCAATCCCGTTACCGTCTGGATCTGATAAATAAAGAGCTTCACTCACTTTATGATCAGATGCCCCCAGCGCAACATTATGTTCGACAAGGTGCTTAATAATCATGCCTAAATCTGCTCTTTCTGGTAATAAGAGAGCGAAATGATATAAGCCAGTCCTTCTAGGTTCTTTTGGAATACCATTTTCAGGTTGCTCAACAATTAACAGCGGCGTCTTGCTATCTGCTGTGAATACTACTTTATTTTCCTCTTCTTCAAGAATTTCAAATCCAATAATTTCGGTGTAAAATTGCTTGCTTCTATCCAAATCCAATACATTCAGATAAACTTCACCGGTATATGTGCAAGGTGATTGATGAAAATTCATATATACTACCTCCATTTAGTTACTAACTTACTTTATGTAACTAACTTTATATGTTACAATGGTAATTGTCAACTAATATTTATTTCAATGAAAGGTGCTTTATTCTATGAATGAATTTGAACTTTGTCCCCGTTTCGAAAAAACGGTTTCTATTTTAAGCCAACGTTGGACAGCACTTATTTTGTACCAATTAATGTCTGGTCCACAGCGCTTTTGCACCATGACCGATAAGCTTGGTATCAGTGGTAAGACATTATCGGAACGCCTAAAGGATTTAGAACAACAAGATTTTGTCATCCGGAACGTTTATCCAGAAACCCCTGTCCGAATTGAATATTCATTATCCGAAAAAGGTATGTCATTGATGCCGATCATGAGTGAGATTGAGAATTGGTCGAAGAAATGGGTAACAAGAGAAGAGATTGTAGAACAAAAATAAAGCCGGTTGCCTACTGTTAGTAACCAGCTTTATTCAATATGCCATCCAGATTTAGGCGACGTCTTTATTGCTTAGAATGTCCTACCTTCAGATTTTATTTTAAAAGATAAATAGCCATCTACTTTACTTTTAGTAGACGGCTAATTATTAGACTGCTATCTTTTTATTCCTTGCAAGCCAAATATATGAAAGGACCGCAATTAAAGCTGAAGAAAAGATAATTGCCCCCATTGGAACTGCCGTTTCTTCTCCTGCTATTCCTACTAACGGTGCTGTAATCGCCCCTAACAGGAAAGGCAGCAAACCCAATAAAGCTGAGGCACTGCCCGCAATATGGCCTTGGGATTCCATGGCCAATGAAAATGAAGATGTCGCAATGACGCCAATTGAAGCGACAAAAAAGAAGATTGGTACGACAATTGTAATGAGCGGACCATTAAATAATACTGCAAGGAGCAGAAATGCCCCTGAACTAATGGACATCAATAAACCGATTTCTAAAAAACGTCT
This window of the Sporosarcina ureilytica genome carries:
- a CDS encoding VOC family protein; its protein translation is MNFHQSPCTYTGEVYLNVLDLDRSKQFYTEIIGFEILEEEENKVVFTADSKTPLLIVEQPENGIPKEPRRTGLYHFALLLPERADLGMIIKHLVEHNVALGASDHKVSEALYLSDPDGNGIEIYTDRKPEVWSWDNGKVAMSTDQLDAESVVAESEGRVWNGLPAGTLMGHIHLHVASLSEAEAFYNALGFEVVANYPQALFMANGKYHHHIGLNTWHGGGDARPSENSVGLQAYTLIYPTESVLKEAIGKVEALGSKVTAGVNRFNVEDPSGNRIILRVE
- a CDS encoding winged helix-turn-helix transcriptional regulator translates to MNEFELCPRFEKTVSILSQRWTALILYQLMSGPQRFCTMTDKLGISGKTLSERLKDLEQQDFVIRNVYPETPVRIEYSLSEKGMSLMPIMSEIENWSKKWVTREEIVEQK